In the Microcebus murinus isolate Inina chromosome 14, M.murinus_Inina_mat1.0, whole genome shotgun sequence genome, one interval contains:
- the DNTT gene encoding DNA nucleotidylexotransferase, which produces MDPRAMALSGPRKKRPRQTGVTMASMPQDIKFRDLVLFILEKKMGATRRMFLMELARRKGFRVENEFSDSVTHIVAENNSGSEVLEWLQVQKIKVSSELEVLDVSWLIECMRAGEPVETTGKYQLVARSDDSASPNPGPQKTPLLAVQKISQYACQRRTTLNNCNHIFTDAFEILAENYEFRENEGCAVTFLRAASVLKSLPFTIITMRDTEGIPCLGDKAKGIIEEIIEDGESSEVKAVLNDERYKSFKLFTSVFGVGLKTSEKWFRMGFRTLSKIRSDKSLTFTRMQRAGFHYYEDLVSHVTRAEAEAVSVLVKEAVWAFLPDAFVTMTGGFRRGKKMGHDVDFLITSPGSTEEEEQQLLHKVMNLWEKKGLLLYCDLVESTFEKFKLPSRKVDALDHFQKCFLILKLHHQRVVDSEKSSQQEEKTWKAIRVDLVMCPYECHAYALLGWTGSRQFERDLRRYATHERRMMLDNHGLWDKTKRIFLKAESEEEIFAHLGLDYIEPWERNA; this is translated from the exons ATGGATCCTCGAGCAATGGCCCTCTCGGGCCCTAGGAAGAAGAGACCCAGGCAGACGGGTGTGACGATGGCCTCCATGCCTCAGGATATCAAATTTCGAGATTTGGTCCTCTtcattttggagaagaaaatggGAGCCACCCGCAGGATGTTCCTCATGGAGCTGGCCCGAAGGAAAGGGTTCAGGGTTGAAAATGAGTTCAG TGATTCTGTCACCCACATTGTAGCAGAGAACAACTCGGGTTCAGAAGTTCTGGAGTGGCTTCAggtacagaaaataaaagtcagcTCAGAGCTAGAAGTCCTCGATGTCTCCTGGCTGATCGAATGCATGAGAGCAGGGGAACCGGTGGAGACGACAGGAAAATACCAACTTGTT GCAAGGAGTGATGATTCAGCTAGCCCCAACCCAGGCCCCCAGAAGACTCCACTGCTTGCTGTACAAAAGATCTCCCAGTACGCGTGTCAGAGAAGAACCACTTTAAACAACTGTAACCACATATTCACG GATGCCTTTGAGATACTGGCCGAAAATTATGAGTTTAGAGAAAATGAAGGCTGTGCTGTGACATTTCTGAGAGCAGCTTCTGTATTGAAATCTCTACCATTCACAATCATCACTATGAGGGACACAGAAGGAATTCCCTGCCTGGGGGACAAGGCGAAGGGTATCATAGAG GAAATTATTGAAGATGGAGAAAGTTCAGAAGTTAAAGCTGTGTTAAATGACGAACGATATAAATCCTTCAAA CTCTTTACTTCTGTATTTGGAGTAGGGTTGAAGACCTCTGAGAAATGGTTCAGGATGGGCTTCAGAACTCTGAGTAAAATAAGGTCAGATAAAAGCCTGACATTTACAAGAATGCAGCGAGCAG GATTCCACTATTATGAAGACCTTGTCAGCCATGTGACCAGGGCAGAAGCAGAGGCTGTCAGCGTGCTGGTTAAAGAGGCCGTCTGGGCATTTCTTCCGGATGCCTTTGTCACCATGACAGGAGGGTTCCGGAG gggaAAGAAGATGGGGCACGATGTCGATTTTTTAATTACCAGCCCAGGATCCACAGAGGAAGAAGAGCAACAACTATTACATAAAGTGATGAACTTATGGGaaaagaag GGATTACTTTTATACTGTGACCTTGTGGAATCAACATTTGAAAAGTTCAAGTTGCCTAGCAGGAAGGTCGATGCTTTGGAtcactttcaaaaatgttttctgattttaaaactgcACCATCAGAGAGTGGTGGACAGTGAGAAGTCCAGCCAGCAGGAAGAAAAGACTTGGAAGGCCATCCGTGTGGACCTAGTCATGTGCCCCTACGAGTGCCATGCCTACGCCCTGCTGGGATGGACTGGCTCCCGG CAGTTTGAGCGAGACCTCCGGCGCTACGCCACGCACGAGCGGAGGATGATGCTGGATAACCACGGTTTATGGGACAAGACCAAG AGGATATTTCTCAAAGCAGAAAGTGAAGAAGAGATTTTTGCACATCTGGGATTGGATTACATTGAACCGTGGGAAAGAAATGCCTAG